The genomic stretch CAGCTCAGTAACACAAACACTCTGTTCCCATCCTGTCTCACCCTTTCCTGTACAAATCCTTCACTCCCCCACTCTGAAATGTGTTCTAAAGACAAATATAGAACCTcgtgatattttctttttgatccATGGTCTCCCCAAGGCTTTTCACTTTCCCCACACCAGTCTTTCTGCTGCTCATGGTCACCCCTCCCATCAGAAAAGGGCCAGGCCCTACTCTATACAACAGATCACACTTTCCTTTCCTACCACAAGGTTCAGCATGACCATTGCTCATCCTTCCCAGCAAGGACACACCGTAAATATCCACAGACGGTACCAGCACCACAGTGCATAAGAGatgctctgctgctgacaccTCATGGTTCGAAATGCTTCCTTATGAGGAATACTATTATCAAAGGTGATGTTGGAACTCTAAACAGCAATGGCATTGATTTGGTGCTCCAAGTTCCAAACCTGTGGCAAGGACATTAATACATGATACTGCCTGTGTTGGAGAATGTTGTTTCAAAATTGGTGGGGAAAGTGATTCATTGATTTTGGGAgctatttgtttgtttgttcattaCAGAAGTGAAAATATCCACTTTTAAAGCCCTTTTAGGTCTTGATCATTGATGTAATGATTGATGCAGAATTTGAGAGAAAATCAAAAAAGGACATTGTACTTCACACTAGCTCTCTGGTCAGAAATGCAATTCCTCAGGAATTGCACCagtaaaacaacagaaaaatgtcCTTTGTGAAACACATACCTTGGGTCAAACCCTTCTCCCTGAACGCTTTATAATACTTACCAGAACAGCGTGATACTTGCAAAACAAAGATAGGAAGATCATAGGAAATCTTGGTCACAACAACCCTATTTTCTAATTGAGTCTCATAGTAGAACAATAATAGAGAACTTTTGTCCTTGAACATCCACTTTTCACCTTGCATCAAACCTTCATATGACCGTAATTCAAGAGGAGGAGGGCAGTTTTCAATAAAAAGACAAAGGGATACCAGCACGGTTATCAGTCAGCAAAAGCCATGAGGTGCTCCACAGCGCCTGCGAGTCTGTCACCAACACAGCCTGGCTGCCTTGAACTCCTTCACCCAAATCGGGTGGAAATGCTACACATGAGAAATACAACCCCCTTGCTGTCTGCAAATCTCACAACTCCGGGCACCTCGTGTGGCACAGAACAGTAATTAAATTCTAGAGCAGAGCTCCCATTTAGAGCACCAGACCTCACCTGCCTACAGTAACTGCTCACGGATGCTGCCTTATCTGTATTCTGAACCCCGTCAGGAAGAGCCGGGGGCTCCAGCAAGGTCGTGGTGACAAACGCAAATGTGCCTTTGCCATCCTTAAGGACCCGCTAAGTACCCAACGCCCATCAGCCGTGGGAACTGAGCCCGGCTTCAAAGAGCAGCTTCTCAAGGGGGCGGATGAAAAGGTGCAGAGAAGGGAATGAAGGCAGGACCACTGACCGTGTCGAGGAGAGCGGAGGGCTCCGGCTGCGAGTCCttgggcgcggggccgggcggcggcggagggAAGTTGGGGCTGAAAACCATGAGGTCGCTCTTGGCCGCGCCGTCCGCCACGCACAGGCTGCGGCTGTGGCGCTGCGAGTACGACCAGCTGCCCACTTCGCTGGCGCACACGAGCGTCGTGGGCCCGGGCCCCGAGAGCACGGCCGCCCGCGGCGCCCAGCGCGACGCCCCGTACAGCACCACGGCCAGCAGGAACAGGCTCGACACCGCGCAGATGGCCACCACCAGCCACACGTTGGTCGCCGCGCTCGCCGCGCCGGGGCCGAGCTCCACGCCCACCGCCGACCGCGACaccgacgacgacgacgacgacgacgacgacgaggaTCCCGCGGCCAGCGCCGCCTCGGCGGCCTCGAGCAGCGACACGCTGAGCGTGGCCGTGGCCGAGCGCGCCGGCTCGCCGTGGTCGCGCACGACGATCAGCAGCCTCTGGCGAGGCCCGTCCGCCTCGTCCAGCGCCCGCGCCGTGCTCACCTCGCCGCTGTAGAGCCCCACGCGGAACGGGCCCTTGCCCCGCGGCTCCCACAGCTCGTAGCGCAGCCACGCGTTGTAGCCCGAGTCGGCGTCCACGGCGCGGATCTTCGCCACCACCTGCCCCGCCGGCGCCCCCCACGCCGCCCACGCCCACAGCGTGCCCGACTCCGagccccagcccgcccccgccgccgcctcggccGCCGCGGCGCCCGCCTCCGCTGCCGAGCCCgcgggcggcagcagcgccggcgcGTTGTCGTTCTCGTCCAGCACGAAGAGCTGCACCGTGGCGTTGCCGCACAGCGGCGGCTCCCCCGCGTCCACCGCGCGCACCTCGaactgcagcacctgcagctcctcgTAGTCCAGGGGCTGCAGCGCCCACAGGCGCCCGCTCTCCGCGTCCACCGACACGTAGCTCGACGCCGACCGCCACCCGCCGCCCGCGCCGACCcccgacgacgacgacgacgacgccgcggccccgccgccgcccacGCCGCCCTCCCACACCGAGTAGCTGACGCGCCCGTTGCCCGCCTCGTCCGGGTCCCGCGCCCACAGCCGCGCCagctccgcgcccgccgcgttgtTCTCCCGCGCCAGCACCGTGTACACGGCCTGCGCGAACGCGGGCGCGTTGTCGTTCACGTCCGACACCGGCACCCGCAGCCCGCGGCTGGCGCGCAGCGCCGGCGCCCCGCCGTCCTCCGCACGCACCTCCACCTCGTACTCCGACACCCGCTCCCGGTCCAGCGCCTCGCGCAGCACCAGCGAGTACGAGCCCGCGAACGTCGCCTCCAGACCGAACGGCGACGCCGGCCACACCCAGCACCGCACGCGCCCGTTCTCCCCCGAGTCCCGGTCCGACACGCTCAGCAGGGCCACCACCGTCCCCACCGACGCGTCCTCCGGCACCGGCACCGACAGCGACGTCACCCACACCTCCGGCGCGTTGTCGTTCACGTCCACCACCTCCAGCACCACCTTGCAGTGACCCGACAGTGGAGGGTTTCCTTGATCTGTAGCACCCACTTGCAGGCGGTATAGATTAACATCCTCAAAGTCTAATTCTTTCAGGAGAAGAATCTCTCCGCTCTTTTTGTCAATTCCGAAAACATCTTTTCTATCTTGAGGGAACAGAGTCTCGAGGGAATACGAGACATTACTGTTTGACCCCTCATCTAA from Anomalospiza imberbis isolate Cuckoo-Finch-1a 21T00152 chromosome 15, ASM3175350v1, whole genome shotgun sequence encodes the following:
- the LOC137483334 gene encoding protocadherin alpha-6-like is translated as MGERWCAVMRVLVLQAAWALAGGQVRYSVPEEAKAGTVVGRLAQDLGLEAGEAEARRLRLVAPGRRASVEVSGASGALLVSSRLDREELCGKSAPCALRLEVLLERPLRVFHVELEVTDINDNAPIFPAARKNLSIAESSVPGSRFPLEGASDADIGPNAQLSYTLSHSEHFSLDLQKTEMDGESLFLVLRKSLDRETIPVHRLVLTATDGGRPSLTGTMELVISVLDANDNAPQFNQSVYKVQLPENKEHGTLVIRLNATDLDEGSNSNVSYSLETLFPQDRKDVFGIDKKSGEILLLKELDFEDVNLYRLQVGATDQGNPPLSGHCKVVLEVVDVNDNAPEVWVTSLSVPVPEDASVGTVVALLSVSDRDSGENGRVRCWVWPASPFGLEATFAGSYSLVLREALDRERVSEYEVEVRAEDGGAPALRASRGLRVPVSDVNDNAPAFAQAVYTVLARENNAAGAELARLWARDPDEAGNGRVSYSVWEGGVGGGGAAASSSSSSGVGAGGGWRSASSYVSVDAESGRLWALQPLDYEELQVLQFEVRAVDAGEPPLCGNATVQLFVLDENDNAPALLPPAGSAAEAGAAAAEAAAGAGWGSESGTLWAWAAWGAPAGQVVAKIRAVDADSGYNAWLRYELWEPRGKGPFRVGLYSGEVSTARALDEADGPRQRLLIVVRDHGEPARSATATLSVSLLEAAEAALAAGSSSSSSSSSSSVSRSAVGVELGPGAASAATNVWLVVAICAVSSLFLLAVVLYGASRWAPRAAVLSGPGPTTLVCASEVGSWSYSQRHSRSLCVADGAAKSDLMVFSPNFPPPPPGPAPKDSQPEPSALLDTVSGPAFIPFSAPFHPPP